The Acidobacteriota bacterium genome window below encodes:
- a CDS encoding FAD binding domain-containing protein, whose product MILYEFDYEQPTTLEEAVVQLRALGSSAAIAAGGTDLLPNMRIEVVRPSTVVSLGAIDPVAPARQPDGAIRIDALTRLAAIEESALLRAALPMLVQAASAVGSNQIRQMGTLGGNLCQDTRCLWFNQKHDYQFKVPCYKRGGDLCYPFPTNRPGVCWSVHMSDTAPALMALNAQVDILGESGARRIDLENLYTGDGITPVNLTDGEIIVAIVVPSPAQRTGWGYCKSARRGGLEFGISVMAVSVTATVDGRCSAARIFVNAIRERPTRLVETEQALLGASLDEATEARIAAVAAKEINPLPHHGFTKSHIRDDFRIKIRRALGAAFARTRDNVN is encoded by the coding sequence ATGATCCTGTATGAATTCGACTACGAGCAGCCGACGACTCTCGAGGAGGCGGTCGTCCAACTGAGGGCACTTGGCTCGTCCGCAGCCATCGCCGCTGGCGGAACCGACTTGCTGCCGAACATGCGTATCGAGGTCGTCCGGCCCTCGACGGTCGTGAGCCTTGGCGCGATCGATCCGGTGGCACCGGCTCGCCAACCCGACGGCGCCATCAGGATCGACGCGCTCACTCGCCTCGCGGCCATCGAGGAGTCGGCGCTGCTGCGCGCAGCGTTGCCCATGCTGGTCCAGGCCGCCAGCGCCGTAGGCAGCAACCAGATCCGGCAGATGGGAACGCTGGGCGGCAATCTGTGCCAGGACACGCGCTGCCTCTGGTTCAACCAGAAGCACGACTATCAGTTCAAGGTTCCGTGCTACAAGCGCGGCGGTGACCTTTGCTACCCGTTTCCGACCAATCGCCCCGGCGTGTGCTGGTCGGTTCACATGTCCGACACCGCGCCGGCATTGATGGCGCTGAACGCACAGGTCGACATCCTCGGCGAGTCGGGGGCGCGGCGGATCGATCTCGAGAACCTGTACACCGGTGACGGCATCACGCCGGTCAATCTGACCGACGGCGAGATCATCGTGGCGATCGTCGTTCCGTCGCCCGCGCAGCGCACCGGGTGGGGCTACTGCAAGTCCGCACGTCGTGGCGGACTGGAGTTCGGGATTTCGGTCATGGCGGTCTCGGTCACCGCTACCGTTGATGGCCGGTGCAGTGCCGCGCGCATCTTCGTCAATGCGATCCGGGAGCGGCCGACCCGGCTGGTAGAGACCGAGCAGGCGCTCCTGGGGGCCTCGCTGGACGAAGCGACAGAGGCGCGCATTGCGGCCGTGGCTGCCAAGGAGATCAATCCGCTGCCGCATCACGGTTTCACGAAGAGCCACATCCGCGACGATTTCCGGATCAAGATCCGTCGTGCCTTGGGTGCAGCGTTCGCACGCACGCGCGACAACGTCAATTGA
- a CDS encoding molybdopterin-dependent oxidoreductase translates to MDQLRYVGKSYARRDGPDKVTGRAMYTQDVKLPGTLVGRVLRSPHAHARIVRIDTSRARALPGVKGVITIDDSKGIKHGFVETPRYPPDQEVLARERVRHVGEEIAAVAATDEVIAQRAIDLIEIEYEVLPAVFDPFEAMAPGAPEIHPSHPKVRSEVPYSNIGGRTATGWGDVSKGFEEADYVREDRFESHLRTHGYLEPQVTLAHWESGKLNVWTSSMGAFVKRAKLARVLDLPYSAVRVHKAYVGGTFGGKIDLYSHEYCAARLSMLTGLPVRIVATREEIFSAYRHGQPLVMEVKTGVRKDGTIVAQQVRTINNSGAYRGSGVVVIFLGWGFTMLPYRIPNLAYEGLSVYTNNPVRAPQRGHGCPQIRFAIEAQLDHIAEDLGIDPVTIRLRNARRPWEELPNGDNVHEAGLIECIKVAAEKSGFSAKYGRGRNEKQTLRRGIGMGVSSYFGGSLIYPNGSGVIVKMADDGSVTVLTGAIDVGQGSETVISQIVAEELSLPMEDVKIISSDTDTTPQDIGAWISGMTYVTGNAARQAAGNARNKMLELVAERFECPVEHLRVSDKAVYHYLDRDRRMSYQEIIALSVATRRGDTIIGEGFWRTMRDEPAHPSLASTKGRWSENYAFSCQVAEVEVDTETGEVRLTRAVTVHDCGFPMNPALVSGQVDGQVSMALGHAFLEEVMMKDGYTLNPTWLDYRMPTIHEIAESEDAEVITEQYTVGKAFRVKEVGEGLVSGILAAIANAVYDATGVRMYSTPFSPEKILRGLRHLQRESREKAATKQAGEGVTI, encoded by the coding sequence ATGGATCAATTGAGGTACGTCGGCAAGAGCTACGCCCGCAGGGACGGCCCTGACAAGGTCACGGGCCGCGCCATGTATACGCAGGACGTCAAGCTGCCGGGAACCCTGGTCGGAAGGGTCCTGCGCAGCCCGCACGCTCACGCGCGCATCGTCCGTATCGACACGTCCAGGGCGCGGGCGCTCCCGGGCGTGAAAGGCGTCATCACGATCGACGACAGCAAGGGCATCAAGCACGGGTTCGTCGAGACGCCGCGCTATCCGCCCGACCAGGAGGTCCTGGCGCGCGAGCGGGTTCGTCATGTGGGCGAGGAGATTGCCGCAGTGGCGGCCACCGACGAAGTCATTGCCCAGCGGGCGATCGATCTGATCGAGATCGAGTACGAAGTGCTGCCCGCCGTGTTCGACCCCTTCGAGGCGATGGCGCCCGGCGCGCCGGAAATCCATCCCAGCCATCCGAAAGTCAGGAGCGAGGTGCCCTACTCGAATATCGGTGGGCGCACGGCGACCGGTTGGGGTGACGTGAGCAAGGGCTTCGAGGAGGCGGACTACGTTCGGGAGGACCGCTTCGAGAGCCATCTGCGCACGCACGGCTATCTCGAACCCCAAGTGACGCTTGCCCATTGGGAGAGCGGCAAGCTGAACGTCTGGACCTCGTCGATGGGCGCCTTCGTCAAGCGCGCCAAACTGGCGCGGGTGCTGGATCTGCCCTATTCCGCGGTGCGCGTGCACAAGGCATATGTCGGCGGTACGTTCGGCGGCAAGATCGACCTGTATTCGCACGAATACTGTGCCGCTCGCCTTTCGATGCTCACCGGGTTGCCGGTGAGGATCGTTGCCACGCGTGAGGAGATCTTCTCGGCGTACCGGCACGGCCAACCGCTGGTGATGGAGGTCAAGACCGGGGTGCGCAAGGACGGGACGATCGTTGCCCAGCAGGTCCGGACGATCAACAACTCGGGCGCCTATCGGGGCAGTGGCGTCGTGGTGATCTTCCTCGGCTGGGGATTCACCATGCTTCCGTACCGGATACCGAATCTTGCCTACGAAGGGTTGTCGGTCTACACGAACAACCCGGTGCGCGCCCCGCAGCGTGGCCACGGTTGCCCGCAGATCCGCTTCGCGATCGAAGCGCAACTGGATCACATCGCCGAGGACCTCGGAATCGATCCGGTGACCATCCGACTGCGCAATGCCCGTCGGCCATGGGAGGAGCTTCCCAACGGTGACAACGTCCACGAGGCGGGGTTGATCGAATGCATCAAGGTGGCCGCCGAGAAGTCCGGTTTTTCCGCCAAGTACGGGCGCGGCCGCAATGAAAAGCAGACGCTGCGCCGTGGCATCGGTATGGGAGTCAGCTCGTATTTCGGTGGCTCCCTGATCTACCCGAACGGCTCCGGCGTGATCGTCAAGATGGCTGATGACGGTTCAGTGACGGTGCTCACCGGGGCGATCGACGTGGGGCAGGGTTCGGAGACCGTGATCTCGCAGATCGTGGCTGAGGAGTTGTCCTTGCCGATGGAGGACGTGAAGATCATCTCGTCCGACACCGATACGACACCCCAGGACATCGGTGCGTGGATCAGCGGGATGACCTACGTGACCGGCAACGCGGCCCGGCAAGCCGCCGGGAACGCGCGCAACAAGATGCTGGAACTGGTGGCCGAGCGATTCGAGTGCCCGGTCGAGCATCTGCGTGTGAGCGACAAGGCCGTCTATCACTATCTGGATCGGGATCGCAGGATGTCCTACCAGGAGATCATTGCGCTCAGCGTGGCCACCAGGCGCGGCGACACCATCATCGGCGAGGGCTTCTGGCGGACCATGCGCGACGAGCCGGCCCATCCGAGCCTGGCCTCGACCAAGGGGCGTTGGAGCGAGAACTACGCATTCAGTTGCCAGGTGGCCGAAGTCGAAGTCGATACCGAGACCGGCGAGGTGCGGCTCACCCGTGCCGTCACGGTTCACGACTGCGGCTTCCCGATGAATCCGGCACTCGTGAGCGGACAGGTCGACGGGCAGGTTTCGATGGCGCTCGGACACGCGTTTCTCGAGGAAGTGATGATGAAGGACGGATACACGCTGAATCCGACCTGGCTCGACTACCGGATGCCGACCATCCACGAGATAGCCGAATCGGAAGACGCGGAAGTCATCACCGAGCAGTACACGGTTGGCAAGGCATTTCGGGTGAAGGAGGTCGGCGAGGGGCTCGTCTCGGGGATTCTCGCCGCGATCGCCAATGCGGTATACGACGCGACCGGCGTGCGGATGT
- a CDS encoding (2Fe-2S)-binding protein, whose product MQKIKVARPRIVELCVNGASRYVSVQPRNFLVDVLRETLGLTGTKAGCEQGTCGACTVLVDGRPVLSCLTLAADCEGKDIRTVESLMEGGNMSSIQKAFLDQGAVQCGFCTPGMLMSITALLESNPKPSVPEIKKALEGNLCRCTGYNKIMAAVLQASDQGVTPLMK is encoded by the coding sequence ATGCAGAAGATCAAGGTGGCACGACCGAGGATCGTCGAGCTGTGCGTCAACGGTGCCTCGCGTTACGTGTCGGTGCAGCCGCGCAATTTCCTCGTGGACGTGTTGCGGGAAACGCTGGGGTTGACTGGGACGAAGGCCGGTTGCGAGCAGGGAACCTGCGGCGCGTGCACGGTGCTGGTCGACGGGCGCCCCGTGTTGTCATGTCTCACCCTCGCGGCGGATTGCGAGGGCAAGGATATCCGCACGGTCGAGAGCCTGATGGAAGGCGGGAACATGAGCAGTATCCAGAAGGCGTTCCTCGACCAGGGAGCGGTGCAATGCGGCTTCTGCACCCCGGGAATGCTGATGTCGATCACTGCGCTGCTCGAGAGCAACCCCAAGCCGTCGGTCCCGGAAATCAAGAAGGCGCTCGAGGGCAATCTGTGCCGCTGTACCGGATACAACAAGATCATGGCCGCCGTGCTGCAGGCGTCCGACCAGGGCGTTACGCCCCTCATGAAATAG